A genomic region of Bombus fervidus isolate BK054 chromosome 17, iyBomFerv1, whole genome shotgun sequence contains the following coding sequences:
- the Sara gene encoding smad anchor for receptor activation isoform X2, whose amino-acid sequence MEKFAVDLDKVLDDFEFNEDCAEQIASDNLSTNNASSSSVKCNLEPSALKGYNYLLIEPKKANKEFDIILPIERHKDLQQINTKNKCINESDIVSENLNYSTEQTTIENTDVNQFYTQECTNDNKSIQKQSVSSYDSEQVSLAIYNDISQKVIQKQQNSNNSPKIDNRYDKKLNQSNLKPSVSNVFSSLNEYINAPPGSSDCIHSVLNDSEIQSDLETKVPQIIQSNAKGSDESIPHKQTVDIPDTTREIPVSSYQDATIPITVELPITYETNIKEDVKNVHVTNFKPLESKTDLPEKVALNEACIELSNKAEIKNDKTHNYNSDRIDQEKNSMLECTYIQDGYYENESTTQLQDNESKLSVKNIGTSEEHRSSLNSVCKPIGFSNIDNLSEDELTKYLAELEEEEKLRESCIKYENITNTAQNVSQDQKDENKQNVQVFPDTSVESRKMIESELNERIENISVTDCQEKETGKELLNTALMKQNVQQSDDRLNEDRLNKHTDILSNPSKELKLLHRVNVAKDDKMKLENECVPDTKDIEDSQEHPTYNLNINQGSLNDSRTEIQLKEEKGNSTQYNQACELKMPSDIDNISEERISTTSELNTLIDMTKHNDDVISTSVDVYTRPNASDTSNDSEKPVRPQTLDIVLSNNSTEHQVLGSTSDTPSYQVQSDTDGIKEEQGSSPDILENSLPESGSVLGKQPPFWVPDSDAPSCMLCDVKFTVIKRRHHCRACGKVLCNKCCNMKYKLEYQGNIDSRVCVSCYQLLTKAETEQGMGEWSSGYSTCMNNNDINSPQGRQPNPNNPMEYCSTIPPLQQLAGGLPPPPTVMVPVGVLKREDGTKSRPEISKSVMFSDELDMSWDLKPPYRKSGSKRIPTPGSSAPSTSVKKQNLPRFDPNTESYVPQDPNALPPTVTIHKGQVSYHAVTDENLLYKTLKNECEPPVMFAINRNLYAYVKIVTLNCCVNKTCWNVTSKGLDCVGQDEIILLIEVLPDETRVPKDLLLFINQLRLEAMKGNIVSELGFLIYQGGNFLDSREHAGFLFIRQTSQCLQKIILPPGPYLFGLLVHRWETPWAKVFPLRLVLRLGAEYRYYPCPLFSVRFRDALYFEIGHTVMKVLADFRNFAYTLPSVRGLTIHLRNRMTDVMFPRNRYDQVIKGLNNSNDHVLAYASNFSIAADSHLVCIQTNTGDESTYQTQAISINNNPRTITGTSFIVINGALKSSMGLSAKSSIVEDGLMVEIMPEKMEALKAALKNMQDFSIGCGRQGAPEPDETVNIKWVDNDVQFNVGVKSPIDRRPMDGIPSIRIHNGIDYKGTSRFIRWTEVFIINSDDHPNGVHDPVDINKLSGNIAKATCTALVKLLDLLANAGLTKLGVRTTIHPDNVGYEAGSEGMKLPPIYMKSLDNELIQVLHKAAQSSQDTHIVLELIFYILDD is encoded by the exons ATGGAAAAATTTGCTGTTGATTTGGACAAGGTTTTGGACGATTTCGAATTTAACGaag ACTGTGCAGAGCAAATAGCATCTGATAATCTTTCAACAAACAATGCGTCATCTTCTTCAGTTAAATGTAATCTAGAACCTTCAGCTTTAAAAGGTTATAATTATCTTCTAATAGAGCCTAAAAAAGCTAATAAAGAGtttgatattatattaccTATAGAAAGGCATAAAGACTTGCAACAAATAAACACAAAAAACAAATGTATTAATGAAAGTGATATAGTTTCTGAGAATCTTAATTATAGTACAGAACAGAcaacaatagaaaatacaGATGTAAATCAGTTTTATACACAAGAATGCACAAACGATAATAAGTCAATACAAAAACAATCTGTTTCATCTTATGATTCTGAACAGGTTTCTTtagcaatatataatgatatatcgCAAAAGGTAATACAAAAACAACAAAATAGTAACAACAGCCCAAAGATTGACAATAGGTATGATAAGAAATTGAACCAGTCTAATCTGAAACCTAGTGTTAGCAACGTTTTCAGCAGTTTGAATGAGTACATTAATGCTCCACCTGGAAGTTCAGATTGCATTCATTCCGTATTAAATGATTCAGAAATACAATCTGATTTAGAGACTAAGGTACCTCAGATAATTCAGAGCAATGCTAAAGGTAGTGATGAAAGTATACCACATAAACAGACAGTTGATATACCTGATACAACTAGAGAAATTCCTGTTTCAAGCTATCAGGATGCCACAATACCCATAACGGTAGAATTACCAATTACATATGAAACTAACATTAAAGAGGATGTAAAAAACGTTCATGTAACAAATTTCAAACCATTGGAAAGCAAAACAGACCTTCCTGAAAAAGTTGCTCTAAATGAAGCTTGTATTGAATTAAGTAATAAagcagaaattaaaaatgacaaaACACATAACTATAATTCTGATAGGATAGATCAGGAAAAAAATTCTATGCTTGAGTGTACTTATATACAAGATGGTTATTATGAAAATGAGTCTACAACACAATTGCAAGATAATGAAAGTAAATTAAGCGTAAAAAATATTGGTACAAGTGAGGAACATAGGAGCAGCTTAAATTCAGTATGTAAGCCAATTGGATTTAGTAATATTGATAATTTATCAGAAGATGAATTGACCAAATATTTAGCCGAATtagaagaagaggagaaatTAAGGGAAAGCTgcattaaatatgaaaatattacaaatacagCACAGAATGTTTCTCAAGAtcaaaaagatgaaaataagcAAAATGTCCAAGTTTTCCCAGATACTTCTGTAGAATCTCGCAAAATGATAGAATCAGAATTGAATGAAAGGATAGAAAACATTTCAGTAACTGACTGTCAGGAAAAGGAAACGggtaaagaattattaaatactgCATTAATGAAGCAAAATGTACAACAATCTGATGATCGATTAAATGAAGACAGATTAAATAAACACACAGATATTTTAAGTAATCCaagtaaagaattaaaattgttgCATAGAGTTAATGTAGCTAAAgatgataaaatgaaattagaaaatgaatGCGTGCCTGATACAAAAGATATTGAGGACAGCCAAGAACATCCtacgtataatttaaatattaatcaagGATCACTAAATGATAGCAGAACTGAGATACAATTaaaagaggagaaaggaaATTCTACGCAATATAATCAAGCTTGTGAATTAAAAATGCCAAGCGATATTGATAATATTTCggaagaaagaatttcaacgaCATCTGAGCTAAATACATTAATTGATATGACAAAACATAATGATGATGTAATATCTACATCTGTGGATGTTTACACAAGACCAAATGCAAGTGATACTAGCAATGATTCAGAGAAGCCAGTACGTCCCCAAACATTGGATATTGTTTTGTCAAACAATAGCACAGAACACCAAGTACTTGGTTCTACAAGTGATACACCATCTTATCAAGTTCAATCAGATACTGATGGTATAAAAGAGGAGCAAGGATCTTCGCCGGATATTTTAGAGAATTCTTTACCGGAATCTGGCTCAGTTCTGGGAAAACAACCACCATTCTGGGTTCCAGATAGCGATGCTCCTAGTTGTATGCTCTGTGATGTTAAGTTTACCGTTATCAAAAGACGACATCATTGTCGGGCATGCGGAAAAGTGTTATGTAATAAATGTtgcaatatgaaatataaattagaatatCAAGGAAACATTGATTCACGCGTTTGTGTTTCTTGTTATCAGCTTCTTACTAAAG CTGAAACTGAACAGGGTATGGGAGAATGGTCCTCTGGTTATTCCACATGTATGAATAATAATGATATCAATTCACCCCAG GGGAGACAGCCTAATCCAAATAATCCCATGGAGTACTGTTCAACTATACCACCCTTGCAACAGTTAGCTGGCGGCTTGCCTCCACCTCCTACGGTTATGGTACCTGTTGGAGTCCTTAAAAGGGAAGATGGTACAAAGAGTCGgcctgaaatttcaaaatctgtTATGTTCAGTGATG AACTAGACATGTCGTGGGATTTGAAACCACCATACCGGAAATCTGGTAGTAAGAGAATACCAACACCTGGCTCATCTGCACCAAGTACGTCTGTCAAGAAACAGAACCTACCACGTTTTGACCCAAATACAGAAAGTTATGTGCCACAAGACCCTAATGCACTTCCACCAACAGTAACGATACATAAAGGAC aGGTATCATATCATGCTGTAACGGACGAGAATCTTTTATACAAAACGCTGAAAAATGAATGTGAACCACCTGTTATGTTTGCGATTAATCGAAATCTCTATGCGTATGTCAAAATAGTGACTT taAATTGTTGTGTTAATAAAACATGTTGGAATGTAACTTCGAAAGGATTGGATTGCGTCGGACAAGATGAAATTATACTATTAATCGAGGTACTACCTGATGAAACCCGGGTTCCTAAGGATCTGCTCCTTTTTATTAACCAATTACGTCTCGAAGCTATGAAag GAAACATTGTGTCCGAATTGGGATTTTTAATATACCAGGGAGGAAATTTCTTGGATTCTCGGGAACACGCAGGGTTCTTGTTTATTCGACAAACATCGCAATGCTtgcaaaaaattatattacctCCTGGCCCGTACCTATTTGGCCTCCTAGTCCACAG GTGGGAAACACCATGGGCGAAAGTATTTCCGTTACGCCTTGTCTTACGACTGGGCGCAGAATATCGTTACTATCCGTGCCCGTTGTTCTCGGTTCGGTTTCGGGATGCattatactttgaaatagGACATACAGTTATGAAGGTTTTAGCGGATTTCAGAAATTTTGCGTACACGTTACCAAGTGTGAGGGGACTAACAATTCACTTAAGAAACAGAATGACGGATGTAATGTTTCCGAGAAATCGATACGATCAAGTGATCAAAGgtttaaataattcgaatGATCATGTATTAGCATACGCTTCAAATTTTAGTATCGCTGCTGACTCACATTTAGTCTGTATACAAACTAACACCGGTGATGAAAGCACTTATCAAACGCAAGCCATAAGTATCAATAATAATCCAAGAACAA TAACAGGTACTAGTTTTATCGTGATAAACGGAGCATTGAAATCATCGATGGGTTTGTCAGCGAAATCTAGCATAGTTGAGGATGGATTAATGGTAGAAATAATGCCAGAGAAAATGGAAGCCTTGAAAGCAGCTCTAAAAAATATGCAAGACTTTTCGATCGGATGTGGTCGACAAGGAGCACCCGAGCCAGATGAAACAGTGAACATAAAGTGGGTCGATAATGACGTGCAATTCAATGTGGG GGTAAAAAGTCCTATTGATAGACGACCTATGGATGGTATTCCTTCAATCCGAATACACAATGGTATTGATTATAAAGGAACGAGTAGATTTATACGATGGACAGAAGTATTTATCATTAAT TCCGATGATCATCCGAATGGTGTTCATGATCCGgtggatataaataaattatcaggAAATATAGCGAAAGCAACATGTACAGCCTTAGTGAAGTTATTGGACTTATTAGCCAATGCTGGTTTAACAAAGCTTGGTGTAAGAACAACTATTCATCCTGACAAT GTTGGTTATGAAGCCGGTAGCGAAGGTATGAAATTGCCTCCAATCTACATGAAGAGTTTAGACAACGAATTAATTCAAGTTCTGCATAAAGCAGCGCAAAGTAGTCAAGATACGCATATTGTgcttgaattaattttttacatactCGATGATTGA
- the Sara gene encoding smad anchor for receptor activation isoform X3, whose product MEKFAVDLDKVLDDFEFNEDCAEQIASDNLSTNNASSSSVKCNLEPSALKGYNYLLIEPKKANKEFDIILPIERHKDLQQINTKNKCINESDIVSENLNYSTEQTTIENTDVNQFYTQECTNDNKSIQKQSVSSYDSEQVSLAIYNDISQKVIQKQQNSNNSPKIDNRYDKKLNQSNLKPSVSNVFSSLNEYINAPPGSSDCIHSVLNDSEIQSDLETKVPQIIQSNAKGSDESIPHKQTVDIPDTTREIPVSSYQDATIPITVELPITYETNIKEDVKNVHVTNFKPLESKTDLPEKVALNEACIELSNKAEIKNDKTHNYNSDRIDQEKNSMLECTYIQDGYYENESTTQLQDNESKLSVKNIGTSEEHRSSLNSVCKPIGFSNIDNLSEDELTKYLAELEEEEKLRESCIKYENITNTAQNVSQDQKDENKQNVQVFPDTSVESRKMIESELNERIENISVTDCQEKETGKELLNTALMKQNVQQSDDRLNEDRLNKHTDILSNPSKELKLLHRVNVAKDDKMKLENECVPDTKDIEDSQEHPTYNLNINQGSLNDSRTEIQLKEEKGNSTQYNQACELKMPSDIDNISEERISTTSELNTLIDMTKHNDDVISTSVDVYTRPNASDTSNDSEKPVRPQTLDIVLSNNSTEHQVLGSTSDTPSYQVQSDTDGIKEEQGSSPDILENSLPESGSVLGKQPPFWVPDSDAPSCMLCDVKFTVIKRRHHCRACGKVLCNKCCNMKYKLEYQGNIDSRVCVSCYQLLTKAETEQGMGEWSSGYSTCMNNNDINSPQLAGGLPPPPTVMVPVGVLKREDGTKSRPEISKSVMFSDGIRPGCDLTELDMSWDLKPPYRKSGSKRIPTPGSSAPSTSVKKQNLPRFDPNTESYVPQDPNALPPTVTIHKGQVSYHAVTDENLLYKTLKNECEPPVMFAINRNLYAYVKIVTLNCCVNKTCWNVTSKGLDCVGQDEIILLIEVLPDETRVPKDLLLFINQLRLEAMKGNIVSELGFLIYQGGNFLDSREHAGFLFIRQTSQCLQKIILPPGPYLFGLLVHRWETPWAKVFPLRLVLRLGAEYRYYPCPLFSVRFRDALYFEIGHTVMKVLADFRNFAYTLPSVRGLTIHLRNRMTDVMFPRNRYDQVIKGLNNSNDHVLAYASNFSIAADSHLVCIQTNTGDESTYQTQAISINNNPRTITGTSFIVINGALKSSMGLSAKSSIVEDGLMVEIMPEKMEALKAALKNMQDFSIGCGRQGAPEPDETVNIKWVDNDVQFNVGVKSPIDRRPMDGIPSIRIHNGIDYKGTSRFIRWTEVFIINSDDHPNGVHDPVDINKLSGNIAKATCTALVKLLDLLANAGLTKLGVRTTIHPDNVGYEAGSEGMKLPPIYMKSLDNELIQVLHKAAQSSQDTHIVLELIFYILDD is encoded by the exons ATGGAAAAATTTGCTGTTGATTTGGACAAGGTTTTGGACGATTTCGAATTTAACGaag ACTGTGCAGAGCAAATAGCATCTGATAATCTTTCAACAAACAATGCGTCATCTTCTTCAGTTAAATGTAATCTAGAACCTTCAGCTTTAAAAGGTTATAATTATCTTCTAATAGAGCCTAAAAAAGCTAATAAAGAGtttgatattatattaccTATAGAAAGGCATAAAGACTTGCAACAAATAAACACAAAAAACAAATGTATTAATGAAAGTGATATAGTTTCTGAGAATCTTAATTATAGTACAGAACAGAcaacaatagaaaatacaGATGTAAATCAGTTTTATACACAAGAATGCACAAACGATAATAAGTCAATACAAAAACAATCTGTTTCATCTTATGATTCTGAACAGGTTTCTTtagcaatatataatgatatatcgCAAAAGGTAATACAAAAACAACAAAATAGTAACAACAGCCCAAAGATTGACAATAGGTATGATAAGAAATTGAACCAGTCTAATCTGAAACCTAGTGTTAGCAACGTTTTCAGCAGTTTGAATGAGTACATTAATGCTCCACCTGGAAGTTCAGATTGCATTCATTCCGTATTAAATGATTCAGAAATACAATCTGATTTAGAGACTAAGGTACCTCAGATAATTCAGAGCAATGCTAAAGGTAGTGATGAAAGTATACCACATAAACAGACAGTTGATATACCTGATACAACTAGAGAAATTCCTGTTTCAAGCTATCAGGATGCCACAATACCCATAACGGTAGAATTACCAATTACATATGAAACTAACATTAAAGAGGATGTAAAAAACGTTCATGTAACAAATTTCAAACCATTGGAAAGCAAAACAGACCTTCCTGAAAAAGTTGCTCTAAATGAAGCTTGTATTGAATTAAGTAATAAagcagaaattaaaaatgacaaaACACATAACTATAATTCTGATAGGATAGATCAGGAAAAAAATTCTATGCTTGAGTGTACTTATATACAAGATGGTTATTATGAAAATGAGTCTACAACACAATTGCAAGATAATGAAAGTAAATTAAGCGTAAAAAATATTGGTACAAGTGAGGAACATAGGAGCAGCTTAAATTCAGTATGTAAGCCAATTGGATTTAGTAATATTGATAATTTATCAGAAGATGAATTGACCAAATATTTAGCCGAATtagaagaagaggagaaatTAAGGGAAAGCTgcattaaatatgaaaatattacaaatacagCACAGAATGTTTCTCAAGAtcaaaaagatgaaaataagcAAAATGTCCAAGTTTTCCCAGATACTTCTGTAGAATCTCGCAAAATGATAGAATCAGAATTGAATGAAAGGATAGAAAACATTTCAGTAACTGACTGTCAGGAAAAGGAAACGggtaaagaattattaaatactgCATTAATGAAGCAAAATGTACAACAATCTGATGATCGATTAAATGAAGACAGATTAAATAAACACACAGATATTTTAAGTAATCCaagtaaagaattaaaattgttgCATAGAGTTAATGTAGCTAAAgatgataaaatgaaattagaaaatgaatGCGTGCCTGATACAAAAGATATTGAGGACAGCCAAGAACATCCtacgtataatttaaatattaatcaagGATCACTAAATGATAGCAGAACTGAGATACAATTaaaagaggagaaaggaaATTCTACGCAATATAATCAAGCTTGTGAATTAAAAATGCCAAGCGATATTGATAATATTTCggaagaaagaatttcaacgaCATCTGAGCTAAATACATTAATTGATATGACAAAACATAATGATGATGTAATATCTACATCTGTGGATGTTTACACAAGACCAAATGCAAGTGATACTAGCAATGATTCAGAGAAGCCAGTACGTCCCCAAACATTGGATATTGTTTTGTCAAACAATAGCACAGAACACCAAGTACTTGGTTCTACAAGTGATACACCATCTTATCAAGTTCAATCAGATACTGATGGTATAAAAGAGGAGCAAGGATCTTCGCCGGATATTTTAGAGAATTCTTTACCGGAATCTGGCTCAGTTCTGGGAAAACAACCACCATTCTGGGTTCCAGATAGCGATGCTCCTAGTTGTATGCTCTGTGATGTTAAGTTTACCGTTATCAAAAGACGACATCATTGTCGGGCATGCGGAAAAGTGTTATGTAATAAATGTtgcaatatgaaatataaattagaatatCAAGGAAACATTGATTCACGCGTTTGTGTTTCTTGTTATCAGCTTCTTACTAAAG CTGAAACTGAACAGGGTATGGGAGAATGGTCCTCTGGTTATTCCACATGTATGAATAATAATGATATCAATTCACCCCAG TTAGCTGGCGGCTTGCCTCCACCTCCTACGGTTATGGTACCTGTTGGAGTCCTTAAAAGGGAAGATGGTACAAAGAGTCGgcctgaaatttcaaaatctgtTATGTTCAGTGATG GAATAAGGCCTGGCTGTGACCTGACAGAACTAGACATGTCGTGGGATTTGAAACCACCATACCGGAAATCTGGTAGTAAGAGAATACCAACACCTGGCTCATCTGCACCAAGTACGTCTGTCAAGAAACAGAACCTACCACGTTTTGACCCAAATACAGAAAGTTATGTGCCACAAGACCCTAATGCACTTCCACCAACAGTAACGATACATAAAGGAC aGGTATCATATCATGCTGTAACGGACGAGAATCTTTTATACAAAACGCTGAAAAATGAATGTGAACCACCTGTTATGTTTGCGATTAATCGAAATCTCTATGCGTATGTCAAAATAGTGACTT taAATTGTTGTGTTAATAAAACATGTTGGAATGTAACTTCGAAAGGATTGGATTGCGTCGGACAAGATGAAATTATACTATTAATCGAGGTACTACCTGATGAAACCCGGGTTCCTAAGGATCTGCTCCTTTTTATTAACCAATTACGTCTCGAAGCTATGAAag GAAACATTGTGTCCGAATTGGGATTTTTAATATACCAGGGAGGAAATTTCTTGGATTCTCGGGAACACGCAGGGTTCTTGTTTATTCGACAAACATCGCAATGCTtgcaaaaaattatattacctCCTGGCCCGTACCTATTTGGCCTCCTAGTCCACAG GTGGGAAACACCATGGGCGAAAGTATTTCCGTTACGCCTTGTCTTACGACTGGGCGCAGAATATCGTTACTATCCGTGCCCGTTGTTCTCGGTTCGGTTTCGGGATGCattatactttgaaatagGACATACAGTTATGAAGGTTTTAGCGGATTTCAGAAATTTTGCGTACACGTTACCAAGTGTGAGGGGACTAACAATTCACTTAAGAAACAGAATGACGGATGTAATGTTTCCGAGAAATCGATACGATCAAGTGATCAAAGgtttaaataattcgaatGATCATGTATTAGCATACGCTTCAAATTTTAGTATCGCTGCTGACTCACATTTAGTCTGTATACAAACTAACACCGGTGATGAAAGCACTTATCAAACGCAAGCCATAAGTATCAATAATAATCCAAGAACAA TAACAGGTACTAGTTTTATCGTGATAAACGGAGCATTGAAATCATCGATGGGTTTGTCAGCGAAATCTAGCATAGTTGAGGATGGATTAATGGTAGAAATAATGCCAGAGAAAATGGAAGCCTTGAAAGCAGCTCTAAAAAATATGCAAGACTTTTCGATCGGATGTGGTCGACAAGGAGCACCCGAGCCAGATGAAACAGTGAACATAAAGTGGGTCGATAATGACGTGCAATTCAATGTGGG GGTAAAAAGTCCTATTGATAGACGACCTATGGATGGTATTCCTTCAATCCGAATACACAATGGTATTGATTATAAAGGAACGAGTAGATTTATACGATGGACAGAAGTATTTATCATTAAT TCCGATGATCATCCGAATGGTGTTCATGATCCGgtggatataaataaattatcaggAAATATAGCGAAAGCAACATGTACAGCCTTAGTGAAGTTATTGGACTTATTAGCCAATGCTGGTTTAACAAAGCTTGGTGTAAGAACAACTATTCATCCTGACAAT GTTGGTTATGAAGCCGGTAGCGAAGGTATGAAATTGCCTCCAATCTACATGAAGAGTTTAGACAACGAATTAATTCAAGTTCTGCATAAAGCAGCGCAAAGTAGTCAAGATACGCATATTGTgcttgaattaattttttacatactCGATGATTGA